The region TCAATGCCCTCGCGCATGTGATCGTGACCGAAGGGCTGCTGAACGAAGCGTTCATCGCCGAGCGCTGCGAAACGCGCGCGTTCGAGCAATGGCGTGCGTTCGTCGCCCTGCCCGAGAACGCGCCCGAAGCGACCGAGGAACTCACCGGCGTGCCCGCCGCATCCATCCGCGAAGCCGCCCGTATTTATGCCACCGGCGGCAACGCCGCGATCTATTACGGCCTCGGCGTCACCGAACACGCGCAAGGCTCGACGATGGTGATGGGCATCGCGAATCTGGCGATGGCGACCGGCAACATCGGCCGCGAAGGGGTCGGCGTGAACCCGTTGCGCGGTCAGAACAACGTGCAGGGTTCGTGCGACATGGGTTCGTTCCCGCACGAGCTGCCGGGCTATCGTCATATCGGCGATTCGATTACGCGCGCGCTGTTCGAAGAAGCATGGAACGTCACGCTGCAGCCGGAACCGGGCCTGCGCATCCCGAACATGTTCGACGCCGCCGTGCACGGCACCTTCAAGGGCCTGTATTGCCAGGGCGAAGATATCGTGCAGTCCGATCCGAACACGCATCACGTGTCGGCGGCACTGTCGTCGATGGAATGCATCGTCGTGCAGGACATTTTCCTCAATGAGACCGCGAAGTACGCACACGTGCTGCTGCCCGGTTCGTCGTTCCTCGAAAAGGACGGCACCTTCACCAACGCGGAGCGCCGCATCTCGCGCGTACGCAAGGTGATGCCGCCAGTGCCGGGTTACGCCGACTGGGAAGTCACGGTGATGCTCTCTCGCGCGCTCGGATATGAAATGGACTACTCGCACCCGTCTCAGATCATGGACGAGATCGCGCGTCTCACGCCGACTTTCCACGGCGTGTCGTACAGGAAGCTCGACGAGCTCGGCAGCATCCAGTGGCCATGCAACGAGAACGCGCCCGACGGTACGCCGACCATGCACATCGACACCTTCGTGCGCGGCAAAGGCAAGTTCGTGATTACGAAGTTCATCGCAACGCCGGAAAAGGTCACGCGCAAGTTCCCGCTGCTGCTCACTACCGGCCGCATCCTGTCGCAGTACAACGTCGGCGCGCAAACGCGCCGCACAGAGAATTCGCGCTGGCATGATGAAGACCGGCTGGAGTTGCATCCGCACGATGCGGAAGAACGCGGCATCAAGACCGACGATTGGGTTGGTATCGAATCGCGCGCGGGTCAAACCGTGTTGCGCGCGAAAGTGACCGAGCGGATGCAGCCGGGCGTCGTCTACACGACGTTCCATTTCCCCGAATCGGGCGCGAACGTGATCACCACCGATAGCTCGGACTGGGCCACCAACTGTCCCGAGTACAAGGTGACCGCGGTGCAGGTAATGCCGGTCGAACAGCCGTCGCAATGGCAGCAGGACTATTCGCGCTTCAACACGGAGCAGCTCGATCTGCTGAAGCAGCGCGAGCTGGCCAACGCAACGTCGGGCAAGTGAGGCAAGCCATGGACAATCAGAATCTGATCGACATGGCGAACCGGATCGGCGATTTTTTCGATTCGATGCCGGATCGCGAAGAAGCGCTCGCCGGCATCGCCGATCACATCCGCCGCTTCTGGGAGCCGCGCATGCGGCGCGCTTTGCTGGCGGCGCTCGATGAGCCGGATCCGAGCGGCATCGAGATGTCGGGCATCGTCAGGGAAGCGCTCGTCAAGCATCGCGACGGGCTGACGCCGCCTGCTCCGGTATCACCCCACCCACTGCGAACCACGCTTCACAGTGCCGCAGCAAGCCGTGCAGATCGGAGCCCGTGCGCCCGCGCGCGCTGATGTAGCCGTCCGGCCGCACCAGATAGAACGACGGCCGCGTGCGTCCATACGATTCGGAGAGCGCCGGGGCGCCCTCGCCGCTCGTATCGGTCACGCGCCAGATGCGTACTGCGCCCGGCAATAATTTTTCGATTTCGGCAGCCAGCCGTTCGAGTTCCGCATCCGGCGTTGGCGCGTGCTTCGCGGCGGGATCGAGCGGCGTGCCGTCGACGGGCAACGGCGGGACCAGCAGGAACAACGAGAAGAACGCCGGATCGTGCAGATCGAAAATGCAACCGACACCCGGCGCGCGGCCAAGCGGCCCATCCACCACATGCACCAGCGCATCCGGCGCACGCTCGCCGGCACGCGGACCGCCGTCGAGCACGCGCTCGAGCGTCAGCGGACTGCGCCGATACTGGATCGACAACTCGCTGATGGTCATCCGCGCCGCATCGCGCAGCGGACCGAGCGCGGCCAGCACCGGCATCACGCGTTCGCGCAGCAGTTTGAGCGGTCCGTGATCGGCCTCGGCCATATGCGTGATGAAACCGGTTTGCCGCAGCACGTCGCGCTCGATCGGATGCCGTTCGCGGTGGTACGTATCGAGCAGGCGGTCGGACGCCGCGCCTTTCAAAACGCGCGCGAGCTTCCAGCCGAGATTGAACGCTTCCTGAATACCCGTGTTCATCCCTTGCGCGCCGGCCGGGCTGTGTACGTGAGCCGCATCCCCCGCGAGGAAAATGCGCCCGACGCGCAGCCTCTCCACCATCCTGCTGTTCAGATGAAAATGCGACGACCATGCCAGCTCCGACACGTCGACGCGTTCCCGCACGCGCCGGGCAATCAGCGCCTTGCATTCGGCCAGCGACGGCGGCAAAACCTGGTTGAGCGGCGGCTCGCCGAGCACAGCGGGCGTCGCCGACGCCGGGACCGTGGCCGGTGCGACCGGATGATCCGCAATCAGACGATGGCGGCCATGGCCCATCGGAAACAGCGCGACGAGACCCTCGCCTGAAGCAAAGATATGGAATTCGTCCTCGGGCCAATCGGTTTCGGCATGCACATCGGCAAGCAGGAACGTCTGCTCGAAGGTATTACCCTCGAAGCTCAACCCGAGCCGGTGACGGATCATGCTGTGCGCACCGTCAGCGGCGATGATGTACGACGGGTGCATCGTCTCCGTATGACCGTCCGCGCGACGCAGCGTCGCCTGAATGCTGGCGGAACCCTGCGAGAACATCGTCAGCTCGACGCCGCGCTCGACCGTCACGCCGAGCGTCGCAAGATGCTCTGTCAGCAAACGTTCGGTCACGGATTGGTCGAGAAACAGCAGATACGGATAGCGGGTGTGCAGCGGATCGAAATCGAGGCGCGCGAGACGCATGCCATTGGAAAAAAGATTGGCGATGCGCGCACGGTGGCCGAGTTCGAGAAACGGCTCGATCAGCCGGTGCTGTTCAAACAGTTCGAGTGTGCGCGCCTGAATGCCGATGGCCCGCGAGTACGGGTTCGGTTGCAGCGCCTTGTCGACCAGACGCACGGGGATGTGGGCACGCGCCAGACTCATCGCCGCGGCGAGCCCGGTCGGACCCGCCCCGACGATCAGCACCGGCGACGCATCGTGTGCGGCAGCGTCCATGCGGAACTCCGGAGACAACAGGACGTTCTAGTGTACGCCGCCGATAATCCGCTCAACGGTGCGCTGCATCAATCGCGGGGATGACCCATCGCGCATTGATGTTCGGTGGTGCCGAGGTCGACTTGCAGCGTGGCGTGCTGCATCGAAAAACGTTCGCGCAGTGTGATGACGATGCCGTCGAGCGACTCGTCGCCGGGATGGCCTGCCGGCATCACCAGATGTGCACTGAGCGCATTGCCGGTGGTCGACAACGCCCATACGTGCAGGTCGTGCACGTCGGTGACGCCAGGCTGCTCGGCGAGATAGTCGCGGATCGGCTGCAGGTCGACGCCGGGGGGCACGGCGTCGAGCGCCATGCGCACCGAATCGCGCAGCAGACCCCACGTACCAACCACCACCACCGCGACCACGAGCAGGCTCATCACCGGGTCGAGCCACGTCCAGCGGGTATAGAGAATCACAAGGCCGCTGATCGCGACCGCGGCGGAGATGCCGGCATCCGCGGCCATATGCAGGAAAGCGCCGCGAATGTTCAGGTCTTTTTTCTGGCCGCGCATGAAGAGCCACGCCGAGAAGCCGTTCACGATCACGCCGACCGTCGCGACGACGAAGACCACCCGCCCTGCGACCGGGGCGGGGTTCATCAGGCGCCCGATCGCCTCGGCGACGATCACGCCGCACGCGAACAGCAAGAGTCCCGCGTTGGCAAGCGACGCCAGGATCGACGAACTGCCGTAGCCGAATGTATAGCGTGCCGACGGACGGCGCATGGCGAGCCAGGCTGCGCCCCAGGCGAGCAACAGGCCGAGCACGTCGGAGAGATTGTGACCGGCATCGGCGAGCAGCGCGGTGGAATGCGCGATCACGCCGTAGACGGCTTGAATCACCACGATCGCTACGTTCAGTGCGACGGCCAGTGCGAAGGCGCGGCCGTGGCCGGCGACAGGTGCGTGGACGTGGTGATGGCCGGCGTGGCTGTGGGCGTGGCCGGCGTGATCGTAAGCACCGTGCTCTTTTCCCTCGGCCTGCGCATCGTCGCCGTCGACCCCGTCGAATTCTCCATCGAACCACACCGGCGCGTGGTCGTCCTCGCGTTCTTCGGCGGCCCGCTTCGGGGTGGTGGTTTTCTTCATGACGGGTCCAGAGGAAATTCGCCGGCCGGCTCGGCCACATGCTCGAGCATGCCGGCCAGCATCGTGCTGATATGACGGTCGGCGGCAAGATAGAACACCTGCTTGCCCTGCCGTTCAGCGCGTACGATCCGCGCCGCGCGCAACAGCCGCAGATGGTGGCTCACCAGCGACGGCGACAAGCCCAACCCCTCTGCAATCGCGCCGACCGCGCGCCGCTCGTCGACGCACGCGAGCACGATGCGCAAGCGCGTCGGGTCGCCGAGCAGGCGAAACAGGTCGGCCAGCGGCACGATCGTCTCCACCGGGCGGTCTTCAACACTGACAGGCGATATAGCGGAAGCCATGGCAA is a window of Paraburkholderia phytofirmans OLGA172 DNA encoding:
- a CDS encoding ArsR/SmtB family transcription factor, producing the protein MASAISPVSVEDRPVETIVPLADLFRLLGDPTRLRIVLACVDERRAVGAIAEGLGLSPSLVSHHLRLLRAARIVRAERQGKQVFYLAADRHISTMLAGMLEHVAEPAGEFPLDPS
- a CDS encoding FAD-dependent monooxygenase, giving the protein MDAAAHDASPVLIVGAGPTGLAAAMSLARAHIPVRLVDKALQPNPYSRAIGIQARTLELFEQHRLIEPFLELGHRARIANLFSNGMRLARLDFDPLHTRYPYLLFLDQSVTERLLTEHLATLGVTVERGVELTMFSQGSASIQATLRRADGHTETMHPSYIIAADGAHSMIRHRLGLSFEGNTFEQTFLLADVHAETDWPEDEFHIFASGEGLVALFPMGHGRHRLIADHPVAPATVPASATPAVLGEPPLNQVLPPSLAECKALIARRVRERVDVSELAWSSHFHLNSRMVERLRVGRIFLAGDAAHVHSPAGAQGMNTGIQEAFNLGWKLARVLKGAASDRLLDTYHRERHPIERDVLRQTGFITHMAEADHGPLKLLRERVMPVLAALGPLRDAARMTISELSIQYRRSPLTLERVLDGGPRAGERAPDALVHVVDGPLGRAPGVGCIFDLHDPAFFSLFLLVPPLPVDGTPLDPAAKHAPTPDAELERLAAEIEKLLPGAVRIWRVTDTSGEGAPALSESYGRTRPSFYLVRPDGYISARGRTGSDLHGLLRHCEAWFAVGGVIPEQAASARRDA
- a CDS encoding cation diffusion facilitator family transporter; this encodes MKKTTTPKRAAEEREDDHAPVWFDGEFDGVDGDDAQAEGKEHGAYDHAGHAHSHAGHHHVHAPVAGHGRAFALAVALNVAIVVIQAVYGVIAHSTALLADAGHNLSDVLGLLLAWGAAWLAMRRPSARYTFGYGSSSILASLANAGLLLFACGVIVAEAIGRLMNPAPVAGRVVFVVATVGVIVNGFSAWLFMRGQKKDLNIRGAFLHMAADAGISAAVAISGLVILYTRWTWLDPVMSLLVVAVVVVGTWGLLRDSVRMALDAVPPGVDLQPIRDYLAEQPGVTDVHDLHVWALSTTGNALSAHLVMPAGHPGDESLDGIVITLRERFSMQHATLQVDLGTTEHQCAMGHPRD